From one Suricata suricatta isolate VVHF042 chromosome 8, meerkat_22Aug2017_6uvM2_HiC, whole genome shotgun sequence genomic stretch:
- the SNN gene encoding stannin: MSIMDHSPSTGVVTVIVILIAVAALGALILGCWCYLRLQRISQSEDEESIVGDGETKEPFLLVQYSAKGPCVERKAKLTPSGPEVHG; encoded by the coding sequence ATGTCTATCATGGACCACAGCCCCAGCACGGGCGTGGTCACAGTCATTGTCATCCTCATCGCAGTCGCGGCCCTGGGGGCCCTGATCCTGGGCTGCTGGTGCTACCTGCGGCTGCAGCGCATCAGCCAGTCGGAAGACGAGGAGAGCATCGTGGGGGATGGCGAGACCAAGGAGCCCTTCCTGCTGGTGCAGTACTCCGCCAAGGGACCGTGCGTGGAGAGGAAGGCCAAGCTGACCCCCAGCGGCCCGGAAGTCCACGGCTGA